The following nucleotide sequence is from Saccharothrix texasensis.
TTCCGCGCCGCGCTGCACGAGCTGACCGTGATGCTCGTGTACGAGGCCACGCGAGACCTGCCCGTGGCCGAGGAGCGGGTGCACACGCCCGTCGCCCGGACCACCGGCTACCGCCTGGCCAACCCGCCGCTGCTGGTGCCGGTGCTGCGGGCCGGCCTCGGCATGGCGGACCAGGCGCACAAGCTGATCCCGGACGCGCAGATGGGCTTCGTCGGCCTGGCGCGGGACGAGGAGACCCTCCAGCCGACGCCGTACATGGAGTCGCTGCCGGACTCGCTGGCCGGCCGTCCCGTCTTCGTGCTGGACCCGATGCTCGCCACCGGCGGCTCCATGGCCTACACGATCCGGCTGCTGACCGACCGGGGCGCGACCGACGTGACGGCGATCTGCGCCCTCGCCGCCCCCGAGGGCATCAAGCACCTCGAAGAGTCGGCCCACCCGATCCGCCTGGTCACCGCCAGCATCGACGAGCGCCTCAACGACTCGGGCTTCATCGTCCCCGGCCTGGGCGACGCCGGCGACCGCCAATACGGCGCCGTCCACTAACCCCCGCGAGAGTCCAACGCCCACGCCGCGAGAGTCCAACGTTCAGAGCACCCGAGTTCAACGCTCAACCCGCACACCGTTAGGCGTGAGTGTTGAACTCGAGGTGCGTGAACGTTGGACTCTCGCGCGCTGGAGGTTGGACTCTCGGGGTTAAGGGAGGGTCAGGGTGGTGGAGTGGTCGGCGGCCCAGGTGGAGAGGGTGCGGCCGCGGTGGCCCGTGACGGTGGTGAAGTCGGGGGTCACGGAAGCCGGTTCCTCGTTGTGCTGGGCCATGTAGCCGAGCAGGTACTCGGCGACGTCGTAGGGCAGGCCCTCGTCGCGGATGAGGGTCGCGCGGGCCTGGCCGTAGGTCAGGCGTTCGAAGCGGATCGGGCGGCCCAGGCCGCGACCGATCGCCGCGGCTTGTTCGACGTGCGTCAGGGCTTCCGGGCCGCTCACCGTGTACGCCTTGCCGGCGTGCCCGTCGCGCAGCAGCGCGTGCACCGCCACCTCGGCCACGTCGTCCTCGTGCACCGGCGCCCCGACCGACTCCGGGAACGGCGCCCGCACGACGCCTTCCTCCCGGATCGTCCGCGCCCACACCATCTTGTTCGCCATGAACTCGCCCGGCCGCACGTGGGTCCACGCCACCCCGGACGCCTCGACCACCCGTTCCACGTCGTGGTGCAGCTCGTAGCTGCCCGGCCGCCGGACGGTCACCGCGCTGCTCGACAGGAACACCACCCGTCGCAAGTCCGGCGCGCAGTCCAGGAACGCCCGCGCGTGGGCCACCGCGTCGTCCGACTCGATCGCCGCCAACAGGAACACCCCTGTCACGCCCGCCAGCGGCAGCTCGGCCGGCCGTGTCAGGTCGCCTCCCACCACCTCCACGCCCTCGGGCACCGCTGCCCGTGCCGGGTTGCGCGTCAACGCCTTCACCGGCACGCCCGCCGCCGCCAGCTGCCGCACCACCGCGCCTCCGGTCGTGCCCGTCGCCCCGGTGACCAGGATCGTCACAACTTCCCCCTGCGATCGTAGTGTTCAAACTTGAACACCGCCGAAGCTAGCGCGATCACCACCGACCTCGCACATGCAAAAGTTTGCAACGCACGCGAGAACAATTCGCATTACCGGATTCGGCCGAACGGCCGTAGAGGTGGTCTAGACCTCATCACTACCGTGGTCTGGACCACACCGGAGTCACGCGAGGAGAAGCATGTCGAGCAGGAGATGGGTGCTCCCCGCCCTCCTGGCCACGGCGATGACCGTGTCCCTGGCGCCGCAGGCCGTCGCCCACGACCGGCACGACGACCGCGACGGGCACGGCAGGAGCGAGCGCGTCGTCGGGTACTACACCCAGTGGAGCGGCTACGACCGCAACTTCCTGGTGCGCGACCTCGTGGCCAACGGCACCGCGCCGCGGCTCACCCACCTCAACTACGCCTTCGGCTTCCTCGACGAGTCCGGCAAGTGCGTCAGCGCCGACCCGTGGGCGGACTACCAGCGGCCCTTCGCCGCCGAGCAGAGCGTCAACGGCAAGGCCGACGTCGCGGGCCAGCCGCTGTCGGGCAACCTCAACCAGCTCAAGCAGCTCAAGGCCGAGTACCCGAAGCTGCGGATCAACATCTCGCTCGGCGGCTGGACCGGGTCGAAGTACTTCTCCAACGCCGCCCTCACCCCCGAGTCGCGCGCCGCGCACGTGGCGTCCTGCCTCGACATGTGGCTCAAGGGCAACCTGCCCGACGCCGCGCCCGGTGCGGCGGCCGGTGTGTTCGACGGCGTCGACCTCGACTGGGAGTGGCCGTCGTCCGAGGCCGCGCCCGGCAACGTCGTGCGACCCGAGGACAAGCGGAACTTCACCGCGCTGCTCGTGGAGTACCGCGAGCAGCTGGGCAAGCTGACCCGGCGCACCGGCGAGCGCTACGACCTCACCGCGTTCCTGCCCGCCAACCCCGTGCAGGTCGACCGGGGCTTCGAGGTCCGGAAGGTCTTCGAGCTGCTGACGTTCGGCACGATCCAGGGCTACGACTACCACGGCGCCTGGGAGCCGGTGACCAACCAGCAGTCGGCGATCCGCACTCCCGCCGCGGACCCGACGGCGCCGCCGTTCAGCTCGCAGGTCGCGATCGACCACTACCTGCGCAACGGCGCGCCGAAGAGCAAGGTCGTGATGGGCGTGCCGTTCTACAGCCGGGGCTGGACCGGCGTGCGGAACGAGGGCGACGGCCTGTTCCAGCCCGCTGCCGGCCCCGCGCCCGCGACCTACGAGGCCGGGTACGAGGACTACCGGATCCTCAAGGCGCAGCTGGCGAAGTTCACCGTGCACCGGGATGCCAAGGCCGGTCACGCCTGGTTGTTCGACGGCACCACGTTCTGGACCTGGGACGACCCGGTCGAGATGAAGCGCAAGGGGCGCTACGTGGCCGACCGGCGCCTTGGCGGCGCGATGATCTGGTCGCTCGACGGCGACACCGCCGACGGCGAGCTGATCAAGGCGCTCACCAGCGGACTGTCCTGACGGGACGGTCCACGGGGTCCGGGGAGGTTTCGCGGCGGCCACCTCCCCGGGCCCCACCTACTTCACGACGCGCGCCAGCCGTCCGCCTGCGCGCGCAGGGCGCGCTCGTAGACCGGGGCGATCTCGACCCCCGGCGGCAGGTTGCCGTTGAGCTCCAGGCTGACCAGGCCGTGCACCATGCCCCACATCGCCAACGCGATCCGCTCCGGCGGCTCCCGGGTGAACGCGCCCGACTCGATCGCGCGGCCGACGTCCCGCACCACCGGCAGGAACGTCTGCACGGCCGCTTCCTTCGTCTCGTCGGACGGCTCGAAGTTCGGCACGACCTTGCTGAACATCACCAGGTAGAACTGCGGGTCGGCCAGCGCGCTCTCGCGGTACGCCAGGCCGATCTGGACGAGGTCCTCCACCGGGTCGTCGGTCTGCGGCACGGTCGCGATGCGTTCACCGAATCGGCGGAACGCCTCCTCGTACACGGCGTTCAGCAGCGCCGGTTTGCCGCCGAACAGCGAGTACACGGCCGTGGTCGAGGTGTTGACATCCGCCGCGAGCCTGCGCAAGCTCAAAGCTCCAGGGCCTTCGGTGGACAGCAGTTCGCCCGCCCGCTCGAGCAGCCGGCCGCGGAGCGCATCGTCGTGTGTCTTCGGTCGTGGCACCGGGGCATCGTATCGCAACACTGTTATAATTCGCGGCCTGGCCATCGTGGTATCAAGTTGGTACCGTCGTTTCCCATGGCGATGACTCTGCGTCTGAGCGACGAGGAGAACCGGCGGCTCGACGAACTCGCCGCAGCCGAGGGCCGTTCGAAGCAGGAGGTCGTGCGCTTGGCGTTGGCCGAGCGGTGGGCCCGGCTGCAGAAGGAGGAGCAACTCTCCGAGGTCCTCGGACGCGTGCTCCCCAAGTACCGAGGACTCCTCGACCGCCTCGGCTCCGCCTGATCCGGTCCCTCCTGGTTGCGGGATCCCGTACCGAGGGCGCCCGACCGATTACCCACTGCCACACCTTCGGGTGACACCCCCGTGCGCGCTCGCCGTTCGAACATATGTTCGATAAGATCGATCCATGCAGCTCAACCGGCGCGGCATAGGACGTTCACCCCTCTACCTCTGTGAACGTCCACGGTGGTCCGAAGCACACCGGTATGGTGCGCCGTTGAAGATCGGGCTGCGTCCAGGTTGCGCTTCGGCGCACAACGCGGCCGACAGCATCCTCACCGCCCGCGGGGCGGGGAGGCGAAACGGACCTGAGGGGGTGGGTGATGGGACGAAACACGCCCAGATCGCGGCGTGGTCGTGCCGGAGTCGCCACCGCTCAGGACAGGGAGCGCGTCAAGCAGTGGTCAACTACCTCGACGCCGGCGACTTGCTCGTGCTGGCGACCGCCGTCACCGGCGGGGATCTGGTCGTGCGCGACTTAGGTCTCCTCGACTCCGCAGCCCACCGCCCCAGGGCCACAGTGCTGGGGGTCGAGGCGTACGACACGCTCTGGCTCAAAGCTTCCGCGTTGCTCGACTCCATCGTCCGCACGCGCCCGTTGGCCGAGGGCAACTGGCGGCTGGGCTGGGTCGCCGCCGTGACCTTGTGCGACATCAACGGCTGGTGGGTCGACGCGGAGGAGGACGAAGCCCTCGACCTGGTGCGCGCGCTCGGCCGGGAGCAGATCGACGTCGGCGGCATGGCCGCCCACCTGGAAGCATGGGGAACGCCCAAGGACGAGTGACCGACCGGCCCCCACGACCGGGTGACGTCGCCGGATACCCCGAACCGGGTTGACCTGGAGTGCACTCCAGCTCCTACGGTCACACCGTGACTTACTCGATCGCTCAAGCGGCCGAGCGCAGTGGGTTGTCGATCGACACCCTGCGCTACTACGAACGGATCGGCCTGGTCGACCCGCCCGCCCGGGACTCCGGCGGGCGGCGCAGCTACAGCGACGACGACCTCGGCTGGCTGGTCTTCCTGACCCGGCTGCGCACCACCGGCATGCCCATCCGGATGATGCGCGAGTACGCGCAGCTCAGGCACAGCGGCGCGGCCACCGCCGGGCGCCGCAAGCAGATGCTGTTCGAGCACCGCGCCTCGGTCCGCGCGCGCGTCGCCGAGCTCCAGTCGTGCCTGGAGGTGCTCGAGTACAAGATCACGCACTACGAGCAGATCGAGCACACGTTCATCGAGGGGATGACCGCGTGAGGTCGCTGGGCGGGCTCCGGGTCGGCGACCAGGGCCTGGGCTGCATGGGCATGAGCCAGTCCTACGGCGCCGGCGACGAGGCCGAGTCGGTCGCCACCGTCCACCGCGCGCTCGACCTCGGCGTCACGCTCCTCGACACCGCGGACGTCTACGGCGCGGGCGCGAACGAGGAGCTGGTGGGACGGGCGATCAAGGGTCGCCGGGACGAGGTCGTGCTCGCGACCAAGTTCGGGCTCGGCGACCCGGACCGCAGGCCGCGCGGTGACGCCGCCTACGTCAAGCGGGCCGTCGAGGCGTCGTTGCGCCGCCTGGGCACGGACCACGTCGACCTGTACTACCAGCACCGCGTCGACCCGGACGTGCCGATCGAGGAGACCGTCGGCGCGATGGCCGAGCTGGTCGAGCAGGGCAAGGTCCGGCACCTCGGCCTGTCCGAGGCGGGCGCCGCGACGATCCGCCGCGCGCACGCCGTGCACCCGATCAGCGCCCTGCAGAGCGAGTGGTCGCTGTGGACGCGCGACGTGGAGGCCGAGATCGCGCCGACGTGCCGCGAGCTGGGCATCGGCATCGTGCCGTTCTCGCCGCTGGGCCGCGGCTTCCTGACCGGCCGGGTCACGTCCGTCGCCGACCTGGCCGAGGACGACATGCGCCGCGGCCTGCCCCGGTTCGCCGAGGAGAACCTCGCCCGCAACACGGCCATCGTGGACGCCCTGCGCGCGCTGGCCGCCGAACGCGGCGTCACGGCCGGTCAACTGGCGCTGGCGTGGGTGCACCACCGGGGTGAGCACGTCGTCCCGATCCCGGGCACCAAGCGGGTGGGGTATCTGGAGGAGAACGTCGCCGCCGCCGACCTGGAGCTGAGCGCGGACGAGCTCCGCGCGATCGAGGCCGCCGCGCCCACCGTGGCGGGCGACCGGTACCCGCCGGAGTTCCTGGCGCTGTCGAACAAGTGAGCTGAGGAGGACGACCGTGGAGAAGCGCCGGTTGGGCGCGCTCGAGGTGAGCGCGCAGGGCTTGGGCTGCATGGGCATGAGCGACTTCTACGGCCCCGGCGACGAGGCCGAGTCCACCGCCACCATCCACCGCGCCCTGGACCTGGGCGTCACGTTCCTCGACACGGCCGACATGTACGGGCCGTTCACCAACGAGGAGCTGGTCGGCCGGGCGATCCGGGACCGCCGGGACGAGGTGGTGCTGGCGACGAAGTTCGCCGTCGTCCGCGAACCCGGGCAGCCCCGGTCGGAGTGGGGCCTGCGGGGTGACCCGGAGTACGTCAGGCAGGCCGCCGAGGCGTCGTTGCGCCGCCTGGGCACGGACCACGTCGACCTGTACTACCAGCACCGCGTCGACCCGGAGGTGCCCATCGAGGAGACCGTGGGCGCGATGGCCGAGCTGGTCGAGCAGGGCAAGGTCCGGCACCTCGGCCTGTCCGAGGCGGGCGCGGACACGATCCGGCGCGCGCACGCCGTGCACCCCGTCGCGGCCGTGCAGACCGAGTGGTCGCTGTGGTCGCGCGACATCGAGGACGAGGTCGTGCCCACGTGCCGCGAGCTGGGCATCGGCGTCGTCGCCTACTCGCCGCTGGGCCGCGGCTTCCTCACCGGCCGCTACACGTCGAAGGACGACTTCGCGGCCGGTGACTTCCGCCTCGTCGGCCAGCCCCGGTTCGCGGCGGGGAACTTCGACCGGAACCTGGCGCTGGTCGAGTCGCTGCGCGAGGTGGCGCGGGAGCACGACGTGACGGCGGCGCAGATCGCGCTGGCGTGGGTCCACCACCAGGGCGCGGTGCCGATCCCCGGCACCAAGCGGGTGAAGTACGTGGAGGAGAACGCCGCCGCCGCGGACCTGGAGCTCACCGAGGCGCAGTCGGCCCGCATCGCCGCCGCCGTGCCCGCCGGCTCGGTCGCCGGCGACCGCTACCCGACCGAGGTGCTGCCGACGCTGGGCCGGTAGCCGCCGCCGCTACCGCACCACGATGCCGTTGCGCCGGTTGAAGTCCTTCGCGCCCTGCATGGCCAGCACGATCGACACGACCACCAGCACGACCCACACCGGGAACGCGACGATCAGCCCGAGCACCGTCATGGCCAGCAGGATCAGCGGGAAGTTGACCAGCAGCAGGACCACGCCGAGCGCCGTCTGACCCGCGTAGAGGTTGCCCGCCCCGAGCCACAGCAGGGACAGCAGCACCGCGATGCCGGGGTTCTTGGCGGTGACCACACCGCCCATGTGCATCCCGTGCGGCGCCGGGTGCGCGAGCGGGTGCACGGGCGGGTGCACCGAAGGCGGGGCCTGCGTCACGGGCCACTGCGTCGCACCGCACACGGCGCAGTTGACGCTCGGCGGCTGCAAGTACGCGCCGCAGGAACCGCACATCGGCGGTGGACCGACTGGCTGGGTCATCGACTGCCTCCACATCTCGTCGCGGCAGTCTGTCGGAGGAGGGATGCCGGGCGTTACCGATCACATCGGGGTGTTATGGACCGGGCCGTCGGTGATCACGTCAACGTCGCGGCGACCGTGGCGCCCAGCTCCCGGCACCGCTCCCGGGCGTCGGCGTCCGGCGCGCCGGCGAGGCTCAGCGTCTCCGCCACCGGCCGCCACCCCAACCCGGCCGTGATGTCCCGCAACGCCTTCAGCGCGCCCTCCGCGCCCAGGTTGCCGTGCACGTAGGCCCCGAACGGCCGACCGCGCGTGGCGTCCAGGCACGGGTAGTAGATCGTGTCGAAGAAGTGCTTGAGCGCGCCGCTGATGTAGCCGATGTTGGCGGGTGTGCCGAGCAGGTAGCCGTCGGCTCCGAGCACGTCGGACGCGGTCGCCGAGAGAGCCGGCCGCCGGATGACCTCGACGTCCTCGACCTCGGGGTCGGTCGCCCCCTCCAGCACCGCCTCGAACAGCTCCTGCATGGCGGGCGACGGTGTGTGGTGCACGATCAGCAGGCGGGGCACGCGGCCCAGGTTGCCGCGATCGGCACGGCGCGGCAACCGCTCGGCGTCACCGATCACGTCCGGCGAGCCGTTCCACCTGGTCAGCGCCGTGGGCGAGTGGCCGGGTGACGGGCGCGGCAGTCGGCGTAGCAAGATCGACAAGTGGTGCGCGGAACCGGCGGGGCCGTCGCACGTCTTACAGTGGGTAGTGACCGGGAGGGAGTCATGGAAACTCGCAGCATCGCCACGATGAAGCGGAACCGGCGGATCACCTGGGGCGCGGGGGTCGGGATCGGGGTGGGGTTGATCGGCCTGCCGCTGGTCTTCATCGCCCTGTGGCCGGGGGTCGACCACAGCCCGTGGGACGTCAACACGATGATCCTCGCGACCGGCGTCGCGCTCTGCACCGCCAGCTACATCTCCGGCCGCATCTCGGTGGCCGCCGTCACGCAGCACAGGCCGCGCCCGGTGAGCCCGCCGACCAGGCGTCCTTACCTGGTGGCGGGCGGTGCGCTCGCCGTCGCCGTGCTGTGCCTGCTGATCGCCCTGGCGTCGTGACCGCTCAGTCCGCGAGCAGCTCGGACACCTGAGCCCGCAGCGCGGCCAGCCGGTCCCGGGCCCGCGCGCGGGCGGCCGGCAGGTCGTCGGACACCGGTTCCACGACCTCCAGGTACGCCTTCAGCTTCGGTTCGGTGCCGGACGGCCGCACGACCACCCGCACGCCTTCGCCGGTCAGCCGGACCACGTCGGCCCCGGGCAGCAGGTCCTCGAACGCGAAGCCCGCGGGCGGCGCGGCGCGCAACCGGGCCATCAACGCGCCGATCCGGCTCAGGTCGGTGAACCGCAGCGACACCTGGTCGGTCAGGTGCAGGCCGTGGTCGACGGCGAGCTGGTCCAGCGCGTCCAGCAGGGTGCGGCCGGACGCCTTCAGCCCGGCCGCCAGGTCGCACGCGACCACGGCCGCCGAGATGCCGTCCTTGTCGTTGACGTGCGCGGGGTCGACGCAGTTGCCCAACGCCTCCTCGTAGGCGAACACCAGGCCGTCGCCCGCGCGCACCAACCACTTGAACCCGGTCAACGTCTCCGCGTAACGCGCACCGTGCGCCCGCGCGATCGACTTCAGCAACGACGACGACACGATCGTGGTGGCCACCAACGGGTCCGGGCTCTCCACTGTGGACAGCACCAGGGAGCCGAGGAGCACGCCGGTCTCGTCGCCGCGCAGCATCCGCCACGACCCGTCCCGCTCGCGGACGCCCAGCGCGCACCGGTCGGCGTCGGGGTCCAGGGCGATGGCCAGGTCGGCGTCCTCCGCCGCCGCCAGCGCGAGCAGCCGGTCCGCCGCGCCCGGCTCCTCCGGGTTCGGGAACGCCACGGTCGGGAACTCCGGGTCGGGCACGGCCTGCTCGCGCACCACCCGCACGTCGGTGAACCCGGCCCGCCGCAACGCGTCGACCGCCGTCGCGCCGCCGACGCCGTGCATCGGCGTCAGCGCCACCCGCAGGTCGCGGTGCACGCCGCGCGGCAGCGACGCGACCCGCTCCAGGTACTCGTCCACCTCGGCGTCCGACACCGGCAGGTGGTCGTCCGACAGCGGCACCGACACGGCCGCGGGCACGCCCCGGATCGCCGCCTCGATCTCGCGGTCCTCCGGCGGCACGATCTGGCCGCCACCGGCCAGGTACAGCTTGTAGCCGTTGTCCGCGGGCGGGTTGTGCGACGCGGTGATCTGCACGCCCGCCACCGCGCCGTGCCGCTTGACCAGGAACGCCAGCACCGGCGTCGGCAACGGCCTCGGCAATACCCGCACGGTGAACCCGGCGCCCGCCAGCACACCGGCCGCCGCCGCCGCGAAGTCCTCCGACCCGTGCCGCGCGTCCCGGCCGACGAACACCGTGCCGACGTGCCCGTGCGCCTTGAGCCACGCGGCGAGGCCGGCCGTGGTGCGGACGACCACGGCCCGGTTCATCCCGTTCGGCCCGGCCCGCACGGGGCCGCGCAGCCCCGCCGTGCCGAACGTCAGCGGGCCCGCCATCCGGTCGGCCACCTCGTCGGCCGCGGCGGCGTCGCCGCCCATCGCCCGCGCCACGACGGTCTGGAGCTCCAGGCGCGTCGCCGGGTCGGGGTCGTCGGCGATCCAGCGGAACGCGGCGTCGCGCAGTGCCGGGGCGAGGGTCATGCCCGCGTCACCAGCTCCCGCAGCAGCGCGCCCATCCGGCTCGCCGCCGCCTGGCCCGCCTCCAGCACCTCTTCGTGGTTGAGCGGCTCGCCGGTGATGCCCGCGGCCAGGTTCGTCACCAGCGACAGGCCGAACACCTCCACCCCCTCCGCGCGGGCCGCGATGGCCTCCAGCACGGTGGACATGCCGACCAGGTCCGCGCCCATCGTGCGCAGCATCCGGATCTCGGCGGGCGTCTCGAAGTGCGGTCCCGGCAGGCCCGCGTAGACGCCTTCCTCCAACGACGGGTCGATCTCCCGGGCGAGGTCGCGCAGGCGAGGGGAGTAGAGGTCGGTGAGGTCCACGAACCGCGCGCCGACCAGCGGTGACGACGCGGTCAGGTTCAGGTGGTCGTTGATCAGCACCGGCTGGCCGACCGCCATGCCCTGCCGCAGCCCGCCCGCCGCGTTGGTCAGCACGACCGTGCCGACGCCCGCCGCGGCGGCCGTGCGCACGCCGTGCACGACCTTGGCCACGCCCTTGCCCTCGTACCCGTGCGTCCGGCCGAGCATGACCAGCACGTTCTTGTCGCCGACGCGCACCGACCGCACGGTGCCGCCGTGGCCGACGGCGGTGGGCGCCTCGAACCCGGGCAGCTCGCCCATGGGCACCTCGGCGGTGGGCTCGCCGATGAGGTCGGCGGCGGGGCGCCACCCCGACCCGAGGACGACGGCGATGTCGTGCCTGTCCACCCCGGTCCGCTCGGCCAACGCCTTGGCCGCGTCGGTGGCCAGGGCCTCGGGGGTGGTGTTCTCACTGATACCGGTCACGCCGCGAGCCTAATCGCCGCCTGTCCCCGTTGCCCGCAGTGCCGCGACGACCGGGACGACGGGCGGTCGGTGGTCCGCCGGGCGATCACCGCCGGGGATCGCCGCGCCCACCCGGGACCTAGTCGTTCACCCGGAACGTGGGCGCGATCGTGTCGAACAGCCGGCTGCGGCCCGTCTCCTCCTGCTCGGTCGGCACGACGACCTCGACCACCCACAGGTCGTCGCCGCGGGGCAGCACCCGCGAGTAGCGGCTGCGGCGCAGGTCGGGGCCGGGGGAGACGGTGCCGCGGGACAGCGGGGTGGCCCGCTCCACGGTCCGGTAGCTGTACTGGACGGCCGCCTCCTTCCCACCCGGCGGCAGGGGGTCGGTCGGTTCCCGGGTCTCGCCGAAGTACTGGTCCTCCGCCCACCTCGACCGCACCAGCCGCAGGTAGTCGTCGATCACGTTGCGCTCGTAGTAGTCCGGGAACCGCTGCACGGTCACCTCGTACCACCCGTTCGGCGAGACCAGGTGCACCGCCGTGCTCGGGCCGAGCCCGTTGTTCGTCCGCTGCTCCAGGAAGCTGGTCCAGTCCGGCCCCACCTCGATGGTGAACTCCGCGCCCTGCTCGCCCTTCGCCGCCGCGGCCGACGCCGTGGTCGGCAGCAACGACGGCGTCTCGGTGACCGCGGGCGGTGACGTGGCCTCCACGGGCGGCGGCGGCAGCAGCGGCGCGCCGGCGACCGTCCTGGTCAGGGCGAAGCCGGACGCGCTGCCGATCGCGAACAGCACCGCCGCCGACAACGCCACCAGCGCCGACAACCCCGGCCGGCGGGTCAGCTCGCGCGTCGGGGCGTGCGCCACCGCGAACGGCAGCGGACCGGGGTCGGCGGCCAGCGGCGTCTCCGGCGGCACCGGCGCCTTGACCGGCGCCGGCCGCACCACCTCCACCACCGGGCGGGTGGCCGCCGTCGCCGGGAACACGTCCGTGCCCGGTTCGGGCAGCAGCGGCCGGACCAGCCGCCGCACCTCGG
It contains:
- the upp gene encoding uracil phosphoribosyltransferase; the encoded protein is MDVLVVDHPLARARLTTMRDARTDNAAFRAALHELTVMLVYEATRDLPVAEERVHTPVARTTGYRLANPPLLVPVLRAGLGMADQAHKLIPDAQMGFVGLARDEETLQPTPYMESLPDSLAGRPVFVLDPMLATGGSMAYTIRLLTDRGATDVTAICALAAPEGIKHLEESAHPIRLVTASIDERLNDSGFIVPGLGDAGDRQYGAVH
- a CDS encoding NAD(P)H-binding protein, with translation MTILVTGATGTTGGAVVRQLAAAGVPVKALTRNPARAAVPEGVEVVGGDLTRPAELPLAGVTGVFLLAAIESDDAVAHARAFLDCAPDLRRVVFLSSSAVTVRRPGSYELHHDVERVVEASGVAWTHVRPGEFMANKMVWARTIREEGVVRAPFPESVGAPVHEDDVAEVAVHALLRDGHAGKAYTVSGPEALTHVEQAAAIGRGLGRPIRFERLTYGQARATLIRDEGLPYDVAEYLLGYMAQHNEEPASVTPDFTTVTGHRGRTLSTWAADHSTTLTLP
- a CDS encoding glycoside hydrolase family 18 protein; protein product: MSSRRWVLPALLATAMTVSLAPQAVAHDRHDDRDGHGRSERVVGYYTQWSGYDRNFLVRDLVANGTAPRLTHLNYAFGFLDESGKCVSADPWADYQRPFAAEQSVNGKADVAGQPLSGNLNQLKQLKAEYPKLRINISLGGWTGSKYFSNAALTPESRAAHVASCLDMWLKGNLPDAAPGAAAGVFDGVDLDWEWPSSEAAPGNVVRPEDKRNFTALLVEYREQLGKLTRRTGERYDLTAFLPANPVQVDRGFEVRKVFELLTFGTIQGYDYHGAWEPVTNQQSAIRTPAADPTAPPFSSQVAIDHYLRNGAPKSKVVMGVPFYSRGWTGVRNEGDGLFQPAAGPAPATYEAGYEDYRILKAQLAKFTVHRDAKAGHAWLFDGTTFWTWDDPVEMKRKGRYVADRRLGGAMIWSLDGDTADGELIKALTSGLS
- a CDS encoding TetR/AcrR family transcriptional regulator, with the translated sequence MPRPKTHDDALRGRLLERAGELLSTEGPGALSLRRLAADVNTSTTAVYSLFGGKPALLNAVYEEAFRRFGERIATVPQTDDPVEDLVQIGLAYRESALADPQFYLVMFSKVVPNFEPSDETKEAAVQTFLPVVRDVGRAIESGAFTREPPERIALAMWGMVHGLVSLELNGNLPPGVEIAPVYERALRAQADGWRAS
- a CDS encoding type II toxin-antitoxin system VapB family antitoxin, which codes for MAMTLRLSDEENRRLDELAAAEGRSKQEVVRLALAERWARLQKEEQLSEVLGRVLPKYRGLLDRLGSA
- a CDS encoding type II toxin-antitoxin system death-on-curing family toxin, with the protein product MVNYLDAGDLLVLATAVTGGDLVVRDLGLLDSAAHRPRATVLGVEAYDTLWLKASALLDSIVRTRPLAEGNWRLGWVAAVTLCDINGWWVDAEEDEALDLVRALGREQIDVGGMAAHLEAWGTPKDE
- a CDS encoding MerR family transcriptional regulator; protein product: MTYSIAQAAERSGLSIDTLRYYERIGLVDPPARDSGGRRSYSDDDLGWLVFLTRLRTTGMPIRMMREYAQLRHSGAATAGRRKQMLFEHRASVRARVAELQSCLEVLEYKITHYEQIEHTFIEGMTA
- a CDS encoding aldo/keto reductase, with amino-acid sequence MGMSQSYGAGDEAESVATVHRALDLGVTLLDTADVYGAGANEELVGRAIKGRRDEVVLATKFGLGDPDRRPRGDAAYVKRAVEASLRRLGTDHVDLYYQHRVDPDVPIEETVGAMAELVEQGKVRHLGLSEAGAATIRRAHAVHPISALQSEWSLWTRDVEAEIAPTCRELGIGIVPFSPLGRGFLTGRVTSVADLAEDDMRRGLPRFAEENLARNTAIVDALRALAAERGVTAGQLALAWVHHRGEHVVPIPGTKRVGYLEENVAAADLELSADELRAIEAAAPTVAGDRYPPEFLALSNK
- a CDS encoding aldo/keto reductase, coding for MGMSDFYGPGDEAESTATIHRALDLGVTFLDTADMYGPFTNEELVGRAIRDRRDEVVLATKFAVVREPGQPRSEWGLRGDPEYVRQAAEASLRRLGTDHVDLYYQHRVDPEVPIEETVGAMAELVEQGKVRHLGLSEAGADTIRRAHAVHPVAAVQTEWSLWSRDIEDEVVPTCRELGIGVVAYSPLGRGFLTGRYTSKDDFAAGDFRLVGQPRFAAGNFDRNLALVESLREVAREHDVTAAQIALAWVHHQGAVPIPGTKRVKYVEENAAAADLELTEAQSARIAAAVPAGSVAGDRYPTEVLPTLGR
- a CDS encoding flavodoxin family protein: MPRLLIVHHTPSPAMQELFEAVLEGATDPEVEDVEVIRRPALSATASDVLGADGYLLGTPANIGYISGALKHFFDTIYYPCLDATRGRPFGAYVHGNLGAEGALKALRDITAGLGWRPVAETLSLAGAPDADARERCRELGATVAATLT
- a CDS encoding phospho-sugar mutase is translated as MTLAPALRDAAFRWIADDPDPATRLELQTVVARAMGGDAAAADEVADRMAGPLTFGTAGLRGPVRAGPNGMNRAVVVRTTAGLAAWLKAHGHVGTVFVGRDARHGSEDFAAAAAGVLAGAGFTVRVLPRPLPTPVLAFLVKRHGAVAGVQITASHNPPADNGYKLYLAGGGQIVPPEDREIEAAIRGVPAAVSVPLSDDHLPVSDAEVDEYLERVASLPRGVHRDLRVALTPMHGVGGATAVDALRRAGFTDVRVVREQAVPDPEFPTVAFPNPEEPGAADRLLALAAAEDADLAIALDPDADRCALGVRERDGSWRMLRGDETGVLLGSLVLSTVESPDPLVATTIVSSSLLKSIARAHGARYAETLTGFKWLVRAGDGLVFAYEEALGNCVDPAHVNDKDGISAAVVACDLAAGLKASGRTLLDALDQLAVDHGLHLTDQVSLRFTDLSRIGALMARLRAAPPAGFAFEDLLPGADVVRLTGEGVRVVVRPSGTEPKLKAYLEVVEPVSDDLPAARARARDRLAALRAQVSELLAD
- a CDS encoding purine-nucleoside phosphorylase — protein: MTGISENTTPEALATDAAKALAERTGVDRHDIAVVLGSGWRPAADLIGEPTAEVPMGELPGFEAPTAVGHGGTVRSVRVGDKNVLVMLGRTHGYEGKGVAKVVHGVRTAAAAGVGTVVLTNAAGGLRQGMAVGQPVLINDHLNLTASSPLVGARFVDLTDLYSPRLRDLAREIDPSLEEGVYAGLPGPHFETPAEIRMLRTMGADLVGMSTVLEAIAARAEGVEVFGLSLVTNLAAGITGEPLNHEEVLEAGQAAASRMGALLRELVTRA